The following proteins come from a genomic window of Paucimonas lemoignei:
- a CDS encoding chorismate mutase, with protein sequence MPNSRHLLALIIPLALTAGCTTATVTPPAPPQLTPLLATIAERLSVADQVALTKWDSGKPIQDSAREVQVIAAAARLAPTYKLNAEEVSQFLAAQIEANKLVQYALLAKWTAAGSAPTTARPDLVGQIRPQLDQLQTRLLQNYAAFAPYRQDPHCPAWLNQQRQRQATDSIHDLALIRATGELCVIQK encoded by the coding sequence ATGCCCAATTCAAGACATCTGCTTGCCCTGATCATCCCGCTCGCCCTCACTGCTGGCTGTACCACCGCAACCGTCACCCCACCCGCCCCACCTCAACTGACCCCGCTCCTGGCAACCATCGCCGAGCGCCTGAGCGTGGCCGATCAGGTGGCGCTGACCAAGTGGGACAGCGGCAAACCTATTCAGGACAGCGCTCGGGAAGTTCAGGTGATTGCCGCTGCCGCCAGGCTTGCCCCCACCTACAAGCTGAACGCCGAAGAGGTCAGTCAATTTCTGGCCGCACAGATAGAAGCCAACAAGCTGGTGCAGTACGCATTGCTGGCAAAGTGGACCGCTGCGGGCAGCGCACCGACTACTGCGCGACCCGATCTGGTTGGGCAGATCCGCCCCCAGCTGGATCAGCTGCAAACCCGACTGCTGCAAAACTACGCAGCATTCGCACCCTATCGTCAGGACCCGCACTGCCCCGCATGGCTCAACCAGCAGCGCCAACGCCAGGCCACTGACTCGATCCACGATCTGGCGCTGATACGTGCCACAGGGGAATTGTGTGTCATCCAAAAATGA
- a CDS encoding penicillin-binding protein — protein MLHRLTCLLLIMVALPAAAQIYRYTDANGNTAFSNQPPDGVKAQVVELPPLNSVDPQKLPAPTAPPQTQASPTPLAEVYEKLELIDLPDGGALRANNGTFTIGVAIQPRLAPGHQLQLLVDGSQYGQPGNVPRLQVVNLPRGEHSFAVVVLDDGRIIQQSPTLTFTVQRVHVGNR, from the coding sequence ATGCTTCATCGCCTCACTTGCCTGCTGCTGATCATGGTCGCGCTTCCCGCTGCTGCGCAGATTTATCGCTACACCGATGCCAACGGCAATACCGCGTTCAGCAATCAGCCGCCCGATGGCGTAAAGGCTCAGGTTGTCGAATTACCGCCCCTGAACAGCGTTGACCCACAGAAACTGCCCGCCCCAACAGCGCCTCCGCAGACCCAGGCATCCCCGACCCCATTGGCCGAAGTCTACGAAAAGCTTGAGCTCATCGACCTGCCCGATGGCGGAGCGCTGCGTGCCAACAACGGCACGTTCACGATTGGGGTTGCGATCCAGCCGCGCCTGGCCCCCGGGCATCAGCTGCAGTTACTGGTCGATGGCAGCCAATATGGGCAACCGGGTAACGTCCCGCGCCTGCAAGTGGTCAATCTGCCTCGCGGCGAGCACAGCTTCGCCGTGGTAGTACTGGATGACGGGCGCATCATCCAGCAAAGTCCGACCCTTACTTTTACTGTGCAGCGCGTCCATGTCGGCAACCGTTAA
- a CDS encoding Penicillin-Binding Protein C-terminus Family: MSATVNFTLLRSALLCGLMLSAIPAMADVYTYIDAAGNRVFTDQPHKNAKRVDIPPSNSTTGTPPKRTVKSSPVIPTYKAMFRYQLLRVLVPEPDATVRSTPGDLIVTVTSDPALQPGHSYQLLVDGAPSAAPGRSPVFPLQNVDRGTHQLSVVILDENGRVLERTPNQPFHMQRISLAQKRVANPCQLPEYGVRPECPIKDKPEEKSSFLPFF; this comes from the coding sequence ATGTCGGCAACCGTTAATTTCACCTTACTGCGCAGCGCCTTGCTCTGCGGGCTGATGCTGTCAGCCATCCCCGCCATGGCGGATGTGTACACCTACATCGACGCCGCGGGAAATCGGGTCTTTACCGATCAGCCGCACAAGAACGCCAAGCGCGTGGACATCCCGCCCAGCAACAGCACCACAGGCACCCCGCCCAAACGCACGGTAAAAAGCAGCCCGGTGATCCCGACATACAAGGCCATGTTTCGCTACCAGTTACTCCGGGTGCTGGTGCCAGAGCCCGACGCCACGGTACGCAGCACGCCGGGTGACCTGATCGTCACCGTCACCAGCGACCCGGCGCTGCAGCCGGGCCACAGCTACCAGCTGTTAGTCGATGGCGCGCCGTCCGCTGCCCCTGGCCGTAGCCCGGTGTTCCCGCTGCAGAATGTCGATCGCGGCACGCATCAGCTTTCGGTGGTGATCCTGGACGAGAACGGCAGAGTGCTGGAAAGAACGCCCAACCAGCCATTTCACATGCAGCGCATCTCACTGGCGCAGAAGCGCGTGGCCAACCCGTGCCAATTGCCCGAGTACGGCGTGCGCCCGGAATGCCCCATCAAAGACAAGCCCGAAGAAAAAAGCAGCTTCCTGCCCTTCTTTTGA
- the glnL gene encoding nitrogen regulation histidine kinase — MTISDALHRLLLDNLTTATILLNADLRLEYMNPAAEMLLAISGQRSHGQFISELFTESAEALSSLRQAVEQAHPFTKREAMLTALAGQTLTVDYAVTPILSQGQTMLLLEVHPRDRLLRITKEEAQLSKQETTKMLVRGLAHEIKNPLGGIRGAAQLLARELPEESLKDYTNVIIEEADRLRNLVDRMLGSNKLPSLAMTNVHEVLERVCSLVEAESQGRITLVRDYDPSIPDVLIDREQMIQAVLNIVRNAMQAISGQNEMRLGRISLRTRAMRQFTIGHVRHRLVSKIEIIDNGPGIPAELQETIFYPMVSGRPDGTGLGLAITQNIISQHQGLIECDSHPGHTTFSIFLPLEQGAAST, encoded by the coding sequence ATGACTATCAGCGACGCGCTGCACCGTTTGTTACTCGACAACCTCACCACTGCCACCATTCTGCTCAATGCCGACCTGCGACTTGAGTACATGAACCCCGCAGCGGAAATGCTGCTGGCCATCAGCGGCCAGCGCAGCCATGGGCAGTTCATCAGCGAGCTGTTCACTGAATCGGCCGAAGCCCTGAGTTCGTTGCGTCAGGCGGTCGAACAAGCGCATCCGTTTACCAAGCGTGAAGCCATGCTCACCGCATTGGCCGGCCAGACCCTCACGGTGGATTACGCCGTGACGCCCATCCTCAGCCAGGGCCAGACCATGCTCCTGCTGGAGGTCCATCCTCGTGACCGCTTGCTGCGCATCACCAAGGAAGAGGCCCAGCTCTCCAAGCAGGAAACCACCAAAATGCTGGTGCGTGGCCTGGCTCACGAAATAAAGAATCCATTGGGCGGTATCCGGGGCGCAGCGCAATTGCTGGCCCGTGAGCTGCCTGAAGAAAGCCTCAAGGACTACACCAACGTCATCATCGAGGAAGCCGACCGCCTGCGTAACCTGGTGGACCGGATGCTCGGCTCCAACAAGCTGCCTTCGCTGGCCATGACCAACGTGCATGAAGTGCTGGAGCGCGTGTGCAGTCTGGTCGAAGCAGAAAGCCAAGGCCGCATCACGCTGGTGCGCGATTACGACCCGAGCATTCCCGATGTATTGATCGATCGCGAGCAGATGATTCAGGCCGTGCTCAATATTGTGCGCAACGCCATGCAGGCCATCAGCGGCCAGAACGAGATGCGCCTGGGCCGAATCAGCCTGCGCACCCGCGCCATGCGCCAATTCACCATCGGCCACGTGCGGCACAGGCTGGTGAGCAAAATCGAAATCATCGACAACGGCCCCGGTATTCCGGCCGAGCTACAGGAAACCATTTTCTACCCCATGGTCAGCGGCCGTCCGGACGGTACCGGGCTTGGGCTTGCGATTACGCAGAACATAATTAGTCAGCATCAGGGACTGATCGAGTGTGACAGCCATCCTGGCCACACCACGTTTTCGATCTTCCTGCCGCTGGAACAAGGAGCAGCTTCGACATGA
- the ntrC_3 gene encoding two-component response regulator NtrC: protein MSRSETVWIVDDDRSIRWVLEKALQQEGMTTQSFDSADGVMSRLARQQPDVIISDIRMPGASGLDLLARIREQHPRLPVIIMTAHSDLDSAVASYQGGAFEYLPKPFDVDEAVSLVKRANQHAQEQQGLDIPPTLTRTPEIIGEAPAMQEVFRAIGRLSHSNITVLINGESGTGKELVAHALHRHSPRSASPFIALNMAAIPKDLMESELFGHEKGAFTGAANLRRGRFEQADGGTLFLDEIGDMPADTQTRLLRVLADGEFYRVGGHTPVKVDVRIIAATHQNLETLVQAGKFREDLFHRLNVIRIHIPRMSDRREDIPTLAKHFLSRAAQELAVEPKLLKAETEEYLKHLPWPGNVRQLENTCRWITVMASGREVHISDLPPELLSLPQDAAPVTNWEQALRQWADQALARGQSSLLDSAVPTFERIMIETALKHTAGRRRDAAVLLGWGRNTLTRKIKELGMKIDGGDDDEGDEG, encoded by the coding sequence ATGAGCCGTAGTGAAACTGTCTGGATCGTAGATGACGACCGTTCCATCCGCTGGGTGCTGGAAAAAGCCCTGCAACAGGAAGGCATGACCACGCAAAGCTTCGACAGCGCCGACGGCGTGATGAGCCGTCTGGCCCGTCAGCAGCCGGACGTGATCATCTCCGACATCCGCATGCCCGGCGCCAGTGGCCTGGACCTGTTGGCACGCATTCGCGAGCAACATCCGCGTTTGCCGGTAATCATCATGACCGCTCATTCAGACCTGGACAGCGCCGTTGCGTCCTATCAGGGCGGCGCTTTCGAATACCTGCCCAAGCCGTTTGACGTCGACGAAGCGGTCTCTCTGGTCAAGCGCGCCAACCAGCACGCTCAGGAGCAGCAAGGCCTCGACATCCCGCCAACATTGACGCGCACCCCGGAAATCATTGGCGAAGCGCCAGCGATGCAGGAAGTGTTTCGCGCCATTGGCCGTCTCAGCCACTCCAACATCACCGTCCTGATCAACGGTGAGTCCGGTACCGGTAAAGAGCTGGTCGCCCACGCCCTGCACCGTCACAGCCCGCGTTCGGCGTCGCCGTTCATTGCGCTGAACATGGCTGCGATTCCGAAAGACTTGATGGAATCGGAACTGTTCGGCCACGAGAAAGGCGCGTTCACCGGCGCTGCGAACTTGCGTCGCGGTAGGTTTGAACAGGCTGACGGCGGCACGCTGTTCCTTGATGAAATCGGCGACATGCCTGCCGACACTCAGACCCGCCTGCTGCGCGTACTGGCCGATGGCGAGTTCTATCGTGTCGGCGGCCACACGCCGGTCAAGGTCGACGTGCGCATCATCGCCGCGACTCACCAGAATCTGGAAACCCTGGTGCAAGCGGGCAAATTCCGTGAAGACTTGTTCCACCGTCTGAACGTGATCCGCATTCACATCCCGCGCATGTCGGATCGTCGCGAAGACATTCCGACCCTGGCCAAACACTTCCTCAGCCGTGCCGCGCAAGAGCTGGCGGTTGAGCCGAAACTGCTCAAGGCGGAAACCGAGGAATACCTCAAGCACCTGCCATGGCCGGGTAACGTACGTCAGCTGGAAAACACCTGCCGCTGGATCACGGTCATGGCCTCGGGCCGTGAAGTGCATATCAGCGACTTGCCACCTGAGCTGCTGAGCCTGCCGCAAGACGCTGCCCCCGTCACCAACTGGGAACAAGCGTTGCGTCAATGGGCCGATCAAGCCCTGGCACGCGGTCAGTCGAGCCTGCTGGACAGCGCCGTGCCGACCTTCGAGCGCATCATGATCGAAACCGCCCTCAAGCACACCGCTGGCCGCCGTCGCGATGCCGCCGTGCTGCTGGGCTGGGGCCGCAACACCTTGACTCGCAAGATCAAAGAACTGGGCATGAAGATTGATGGTGGCGACGATGACGAGGGTGACGAAGGCTGA
- the betP gene encoding betaine/carnitine/choline family transporter, giving the protein MSASAASSSGSVRMNPPVFYFAATFILLFGVTVIAFPEASGQWLLAAQNWAANTVGWYYMLAMTIYLVFVVVTALSGYGKIKLGADHDEPEFSYLSWAGMLFAAGISITLFFFCVSEPLTHMLAPPQGEGGTTESARQAMQLLFLHWGLHGWGVFAFVGMALAYFAYRHNLPLALRSALYPLIGKRINGPIGYAVDGFGIIATIFGLGADMGFGVLHLNSGLDYLFGMPHTQWIQVGLITLMMGAAILVAIAGVDKGVRVMSDINMLLACALLLFVLFAGPTQHLLNTLVQNIGDYLGALPTKSFDVYAYDKPSDWLGGWTVFYWAWWIAWSPFVGLFIARISRGRTIREFVFGVLLIPLGFTLAWMSIFGNSAIDQVLNHGMVALGQSAIDDPSRTLYLLLETYPWSKTVIGVTVFISFVFFVTSADSGTVVLSTLSAKGGNPDEDGPKWLRVFWGVATALITSGLLFSGSIDALKSAVVLTSLPFSLILLLMMWGLHKAFIMESQRQIAQLYSLAPVSGARRGGWRQRLSQAVHYPSRDEVYRFLEQTVRPATEEVTAVFAEKGLHVITQPDAANDSVTLEIGHGEERPFIYQVMMKGFFTPSFARGGMGSKQLNNRRYYRAEVHLSEGSQDYDLVGYTKEQVINDILDQYERHMQFLHLVR; this is encoded by the coding sequence ATGAGTGCATCTGCTGCTTCATCCAGCGGTTCTGTCCGCATGAATCCGCCGGTTTTTTACTTCGCGGCGACGTTTATTTTGCTGTTCGGTGTGACGGTCATTGCCTTCCCCGAAGCGTCCGGTCAATGGTTGCTGGCGGCGCAGAACTGGGCGGCCAATACGGTCGGCTGGTATTACATGCTGGCCATGACGATCTATCTGGTCTTCGTGGTGGTCACCGCCTTGTCTGGCTACGGCAAGATCAAGCTCGGTGCCGACCACGACGAGCCCGAATTCAGTTATCTGTCCTGGGCGGGCATGCTGTTTGCCGCCGGGATTAGCATCACGCTGTTTTTCTTCTGTGTCTCCGAGCCGCTGACCCACATGCTGGCGCCGCCCCAAGGCGAGGGTGGTACGACGGAGTCCGCGCGCCAGGCGATGCAGTTGCTGTTCCTGCATTGGGGTCTGCATGGCTGGGGCGTGTTTGCCTTTGTCGGCATGGCGCTGGCTTACTTTGCGTATCGGCACAATCTGCCATTGGCTTTGCGTTCGGCGCTGTATCCGCTGATCGGCAAGCGCATCAATGGGCCTATCGGCTACGCAGTGGATGGCTTCGGCATCATTGCGACGATTTTCGGGCTGGGTGCCGACATGGGCTTTGGGGTGTTGCACCTCAATTCCGGGTTGGATTATCTGTTCGGTATGCCGCATACCCAATGGATTCAGGTCGGGCTGATCACGCTGATGATGGGCGCGGCGATTCTGGTAGCCATTGCCGGTGTCGATAAGGGCGTGCGCGTCATGTCTGACATCAACATGCTGCTGGCCTGTGCGCTGTTGTTGTTCGTGTTGTTCGCAGGTCCCACGCAGCACCTGCTCAATACGCTGGTGCAGAACATCGGTGATTATCTGGGCGCCTTGCCGACCAAGAGTTTCGATGTATACGCCTACGATAAACCCAGCGATTGGCTGGGCGGTTGGACGGTGTTTTATTGGGCCTGGTGGATTGCCTGGTCGCCGTTTGTAGGGTTGTTCATTGCGCGGATTTCCCGTGGCCGGACCATCCGCGAGTTCGTCTTTGGTGTGCTGTTGATCCCGCTGGGTTTCACCCTGGCCTGGATGTCGATCTTCGGCAACAGCGCCATTGATCAAGTGCTCAACCACGGGATGGTGGCGCTGGGGCAATCGGCGATTGATGATCCATCGCGCACGCTTTACCTGCTGCTGGAAACCTATCCATGGAGCAAAACGGTCATCGGTGTGACGGTGTTCATCAGCTTTGTGTTCTTCGTGACCTCGGCGGATTCGGGCACGGTGGTGCTTTCGACGCTGTCTGCCAAAGGCGGTAACCCGGATGAAGACGGCCCGAAATGGCTGCGCGTGTTCTGGGGTGTGGCGACGGCGCTGATCACCAGCGGCCTGCTGTTCTCCGGCAGTATCGATGCGCTGAAATCCGCAGTGGTGCTGACCTCGCTGCCGTTCTCGTTGATTCTGTTGCTGATGATGTGGGGCCTGCACAAGGCGTTCATTATGGAATCCCAGCGTCAGATCGCCCAGCTATACTCGCTGGCTCCCGTTTCTGGCGCGCGGCGTGGTGGTTGGCGTCAGCGTTTGAGCCAGGCTGTGCATTATCCGTCGCGAGACGAGGTGTATCGCTTCCTTGAGCAGACGGTTCGCCCGGCGACCGAGGAAGTCACTGCGGTGTTCGCTGAAAAAGGCCTGCATGTCATTACTCAGCCTGACGCGGCCAATGACAGCGTGACGCTGGAAATCGGCCATGGCGAAGAGCGACCGTTCATTTATCAGGTGATGATGAAGGGCTTCTTCACGCCGTCGTTTGCTCGGGGCGGCATGGGCTCAAAACAGCTGAACAATCGTCGTTACTACCGCGCCGAGGTTCACCTCAGCGAAGGCAGTCAGGATTACGACTTGGTGGGTTACACCAAGGAGCAGGTCATCAACGACATTCTTGATCAGTACGAACGTCATATGCAGTTTTTGCATTTGGTGCGTTAG
- a CDS encoding membrane protein has product MTDKNGTLTQRRDARFPDKPLSGTGTCPFKGPDIAIVPMRYALDRSRYDIDPAQLTPLSAETQWEYFKPLQSRGHTLRQLRDGFVYVYDETAEVLHEYRYDAKDASLTRVDWAEALPTLDIRPAEGERRTHLLYRLTHKLRIAFSPWQWTCRMCQLMSSSGVNRMSWMRELDLREYSRKKSTRHGLPLTRLSNRVVADVDPYPINHDGRFTDSAHPPVADEEDKYPSVALAADVLWTGTVPDKESAVLIALDDPVAMLEDLGMQLAADQAALFEFQAEHEHALNIAGVVENLCGVGGDKALLPASVRDDEVKTRQYIHDIEAYFEQLQVEHDLKDSADGQALGLIEAPSAALGEEIKARYGALPNPELRTSWQSRRKWRREVDLDAARDYSAAQQAQLKTLRARITDTQEDIKVIAEWTGTKPMRLFVDTTHPASLLCLLDVMSDLLCNLSQDLSFSSWLQKEEEKSKTLLGLTRFGFSQAIKEALTGEANRIMQGVSDFTALAGRAGELNGFLNHQALAEKSWIKTLTGPARLTLSALEELAKGAGRTALENIQLAFLPVDSRLSKGAVGDSAALMLRNLVMGHVLLSHPEKMQINEDFAKRHAAWRADLKKGRDLYQTAQHRWLYQANEYDRRATAKLMQDIQREQKLHLLNEPKPFDYHSKRYAEAMQNKISSFFARNGQLTQEWTLQAKAWSAEHGLNAAAITWGIAAINLFNTMITYEIASRDGELSKKDWAKVTSAAAYTGNALMAVFVETGWLAMKDLGALDEKGEYKKITQKSAAQWRRSGRPEFGKLIKGFGPRLVGLGGFSVVAASLELWDIWDDLQGATGLDRSMLWVKGSAVSAMIGFGLAQIVAGTMALVGDSSYLSFVMSPWFAGAVVIVGLLYLFAVLALNYLKRDVIADWLRKCIWTRYPAERFKSQREENVTFQEIQLSPALFVKPTMEMKLVNVGDIGYQVRELPSGAWLQLRIPATLRGETIYVNSVTSYRPSQIMPVTALDGGIHEYLIDHGSPESIDNWGRTSDKKAQRIYDVEVCKVLPDSEEDIIWQAWVPIDDKAKYLELQVWYSQEALTAREDDKGYRFQVELVSGGTYDNKESRMPRAASGSLPVEKLGGRGNAAMLWVPW; this is encoded by the coding sequence ATGACTGATAAAAACGGCACCTTGACGCAGCGTCGCGATGCTCGGTTTCCCGATAAGCCGCTGTCCGGTACCGGCACTTGCCCGTTCAAAGGCCCGGACATCGCCATCGTCCCGATGCGCTACGCACTGGATCGCTCGCGCTATGACATCGACCCCGCCCAACTCACGCCGCTGAGTGCCGAAACCCAGTGGGAGTACTTCAAACCGCTGCAAAGCCGGGGCCATACCTTGCGCCAACTGCGTGATGGCTTTGTATACGTCTATGACGAAACAGCTGAGGTCCTTCACGAGTACCGCTACGACGCTAAAGACGCCAGCCTGACGCGTGTCGACTGGGCTGAAGCCCTGCCGACGCTCGACATCCGCCCAGCCGAGGGCGAGCGTCGTACGCATCTGCTGTACCGACTCACGCACAAGCTGCGCATCGCATTTTCGCCCTGGCAGTGGACCTGCCGCATGTGCCAGTTGATGAGCAGCAGCGGCGTCAATCGCATGTCGTGGATGCGGGAGCTGGACCTGCGCGAATACAGCCGAAAAAAATCCACACGTCACGGCCTGCCCTTGACCCGACTGAGCAATCGGGTGGTGGCGGATGTCGATCCTTACCCGATTAACCACGACGGACGCTTTACTGACTCTGCCCACCCACCAGTGGCGGACGAAGAGGATAAGTACCCCTCCGTTGCGCTGGCCGCCGATGTGCTCTGGACGGGGACCGTTCCCGATAAAGAAAGCGCGGTGCTGATCGCGCTGGATGACCCCGTCGCGATGCTTGAAGACCTGGGTATGCAGCTGGCGGCGGATCAGGCTGCGCTCTTTGAGTTTCAGGCGGAGCATGAACACGCGCTGAATATCGCGGGTGTCGTCGAGAATCTGTGTGGGGTGGGGGGAGACAAGGCCTTATTGCCTGCCTCGGTGCGCGATGATGAGGTGAAGACTCGGCAATACATTCACGACATCGAGGCGTATTTCGAGCAGCTGCAGGTTGAGCACGACCTCAAGGACAGTGCGGACGGCCAGGCCCTTGGGCTGATCGAGGCTCCATCGGCGGCGCTTGGTGAAGAGATAAAAGCTCGTTACGGGGCACTGCCGAATCCTGAGCTGCGCACAAGTTGGCAGAGCCGTCGGAAGTGGCGGCGCGAAGTCGATCTGGACGCCGCCCGAGATTATTCGGCAGCCCAGCAAGCTCAGCTTAAAACCTTGCGTGCCCGGATTACCGACACTCAGGAAGACATCAAGGTCATCGCTGAATGGACCGGCACCAAACCGATGCGATTGTTCGTCGACACCACCCATCCTGCGTCGCTGCTTTGCCTGCTGGACGTGATGTCTGACCTGCTGTGCAACCTTAGCCAGGATCTGAGCTTTTCAAGCTGGCTGCAAAAGGAGGAAGAAAAGAGCAAAACCCTGCTGGGTCTGACCCGCTTCGGATTCTCGCAGGCCATCAAAGAGGCCCTGACCGGCGAAGCCAATCGGATCATGCAAGGCGTCTCTGACTTCACTGCGTTGGCCGGTCGAGCAGGCGAACTGAATGGATTTCTGAACCACCAGGCACTTGCGGAAAAATCCTGGATAAAAACCCTGACTGGACCGGCGCGGTTGACGCTGAGCGCTTTAGAGGAATTGGCCAAGGGGGCGGGCAGAACAGCGCTGGAAAATATCCAGCTGGCTTTCCTTCCCGTCGATAGCCGCCTGTCCAAAGGTGCCGTGGGTGACAGCGCCGCCCTGATGCTGCGCAACTTGGTCATGGGCCACGTGCTGCTCAGCCACCCCGAGAAAATGCAGATCAACGAAGACTTCGCCAAGCGCCACGCTGCTTGGCGAGCCGACTTGAAGAAGGGCCGCGACCTCTACCAAACCGCCCAACACCGCTGGCTTTATCAGGCAAATGAGTACGACCGCCGCGCCACCGCCAAGCTGATGCAAGACATACAGCGCGAGCAGAAACTCCACCTGCTCAACGAACCCAAACCGTTTGACTACCACAGCAAACGCTACGCCGAGGCGATGCAAAACAAGATATCCAGCTTCTTCGCCCGCAACGGCCAATTAACCCAGGAATGGACCCTCCAGGCCAAAGCCTGGAGCGCCGAACACGGCCTCAACGCTGCCGCAATTACCTGGGGCATTGCGGCCATCAACCTGTTCAACACCATGATCACCTACGAAATCGCCAGCCGGGATGGAGAGCTGAGCAAGAAGGATTGGGCGAAGGTGACATCTGCTGCTGCGTATACGGGGAATGCGCTGATGGCGGTGTTTGTTGAGACTGGGTGGTTAGCGATGAAGGATTTAGGAGCCCTCGATGAAAAGGGGGAGTACAAAAAAATCACTCAAAAATCTGCTGCTCAATGGCGACGCTCGGGCAGGCCTGAATTTGGGAAGTTGATAAAGGGATTTGGGCCGAGATTGGTTGGCTTGGGTGGATTTTCGGTGGTGGCTGCTTCGCTCGAACTCTGGGACATCTGGGATGATCTGCAAGGAGCGACTGGCCTGGATCGGTCGATGCTCTGGGTTAAAGGTTCTGCGGTGTCAGCGATGATAGGATTTGGTCTGGCGCAAATTGTTGCAGGTACCATGGCCCTTGTCGGAGATAGCTCGTACCTGTCATTTGTTATGAGTCCGTGGTTCGCAGGTGCGGTTGTTATTGTCGGATTGTTATATCTTTTTGCGGTGCTCGCCCTTAATTACCTTAAGCGGGATGTGATTGCTGATTGGCTTCGTAAGTGTATTTGGACACGGTATCCAGCCGAGCGTTTTAAAAGCCAGCGTGAGGAGAATGTGACCTTTCAGGAGATCCAATTAAGTCCGGCGTTGTTCGTAAAACCAACAATGGAGATGAAGTTAGTCAATGTCGGAGATATAGGCTATCAGGTTCGGGAGCTCCCCTCTGGAGCTTGGCTCCAGTTGAGGATACCTGCAACTTTACGGGGCGAAACGATATACGTAAATTCGGTCACCAGTTATCGCCCTTCGCAAATCATGCCTGTTACGGCTTTGGATGGTGGTATTCATGAGTATTTGATTGATCATGGGTCTCCGGAGTCGATCGATAATTGGGGTCGGACTTCCGATAAAAAGGCCCAGAGAATTTATGATGTTGAAGTTTGTAAGGTGTTGCCCGATTCTGAGGAAGATATTATTTGGCAAGCATGGGTTCCGATCGATGACAAAGCAAAGTATCTGGAGTTGCAAGTGTGGTACTCCCAAGAGGCTTTGACAGCAAGAGAAGATGACAAGGGGTACCGTTTTCAGGTGGAATTAGTATCTGGTGGTACTTACGATAATAAGGAAAGCCGCATGCCTAGGGCTGCAAGCGGCTCGTTGCCAGTTGAAAAATTGGGCGGTCGTGGCAATGCAGCCATGTTGTGGGTACCTTGGTAA